One Lacunisphaera limnophila DNA window includes the following coding sequences:
- a CDS encoding MmcQ/YjbR family DNA-binding protein yields MRLARLQSYALSLPHTTFVKQWGECLVGKVAGKMFLILVLDAGTVAGVIFKCTPDEFAELTAIDGIIQAPYCAKRMWAKVEDLAALPEPELNARIRRSYELVVAGLPKKRQRELALA; encoded by the coding sequence ATGCGCCTGGCCCGGCTCCAGTCCTATGCGCTCTCGCTCCCGCACACCACGTTCGTGAAACAGTGGGGCGAGTGCCTCGTGGGCAAGGTCGCGGGGAAGATGTTTCTCATCCTCGTGCTGGACGCCGGCACGGTGGCCGGGGTGATTTTCAAGTGCACCCCGGACGAGTTCGCGGAACTGACGGCCATCGACGGCATCATCCAGGCGCCCTACTGCGCGAAGCGGATGTGGGCGAAGGTGGAGGACCTCGCGGCGCTCCCGGAGCCGGAACTGAACGCGCGCATCCGCCGCAGCTATGAGCTGGTGGTCGCCGGCCTGCCCAAGAAACGCCAGCGCGAGCTCGCCCTCGCCTGA
- a CDS encoding GNAT family N-acetyltransferase: MTVSITAERPDTADATALINELEDHLASLYPAESRHGFSVQKLIDQGVAFFVLRADGRPAGCGGILLVGREYGELKRMYVRPEFRGRKFGERLIARLAEHAVGHGLTTLRLETGTQQHAAIALYERVGFRAISPFPPYFADPHSRCYEMKLIPE, encoded by the coding sequence ATGACCGTGAGCATCACCGCCGAGCGGCCCGACACCGCGGACGCCACCGCCCTGATCAACGAGCTCGAGGACCACCTCGCCTCGCTCTATCCCGCGGAGAGCCGGCACGGTTTCAGCGTGCAGAAGCTGATCGACCAGGGCGTCGCCTTCTTCGTCCTGCGCGCCGATGGCCGGCCCGCCGGCTGCGGCGGCATCCTGCTGGTCGGCCGGGAATACGGTGAGCTCAAGCGCATGTACGTGCGCCCCGAGTTCCGGGGCCGCAAATTCGGCGAACGCCTCATCGCGCGCCTCGCGGAGCACGCCGTCGGGCACGGCCTCACCACCTTGCGCCTCGAGACCGGTACGCAACAGCACGCCGCCATCGCCCTGTATGAGCGGGTGGGTTTCCGGGCGATCTCGCCCTTTCCGCCGTATTTCGCGGATCCGCACAGCCGCTGCTACGAGATGAAGCTGATCCCGGAGTGA
- a CDS encoding ankyrin repeat domain-containing protein, with protein sequence MLGLCRPSPWCRLTALLLLVVGGLGAAPRYATIDEAIARGDLIDVRVHVAYDAAVVNRAGPRGLPLHQAILRNRTEIAVYLLEAGASVNAADGTQRTPLHLAVERASVSLVTALLARKAAPDERDAMGWTPLHHAAAKDLVEVARALLAGGADIKVLSENGGTPLHEAAASGGAEMIRLLLDAGADPQVVSKLGVTALDIAREYKNEAAIAALAPASGTKP encoded by the coding sequence ATGCTTGGATTGTGCCGTCCCTCCCCTTGGTGCCGCCTGACTGCCCTGCTCCTGCTGGTGGTGGGCGGACTTGGCGCCGCGCCGCGTTATGCGACCATTGACGAGGCCATCGCGCGCGGCGACCTCATCGATGTGCGTGTGCATGTCGCCTATGACGCGGCGGTCGTGAACCGGGCGGGCCCGCGGGGGCTGCCGCTGCACCAAGCGATCCTGCGCAACCGCACCGAGATCGCCGTCTACCTGCTGGAGGCCGGGGCCAGCGTCAACGCGGCGGACGGGACGCAGCGCACGCCGCTGCACCTCGCCGTGGAGCGGGCGAGTGTTTCGTTGGTGACCGCCCTGCTGGCGCGAAAGGCCGCGCCGGATGAGCGCGATGCCATGGGGTGGACCCCGCTGCATCATGCCGCCGCAAAGGACCTCGTGGAGGTGGCCCGCGCTTTGCTGGCGGGCGGGGCCGACATCAAGGTGCTGAGCGAGAATGGCGGCACGCCCTTGCACGAGGCGGCGGCGAGCGGGGGGGCGGAGATGATCCGGTTGCTCCTCGACGCCGGCGCGGACCCGCAGGTGGTATCCAAGCTGGGCGTGACGGCGCTGGACATTGCCCGTGAATACAAGAACGAGGCGGCGATCGCCGCGCTGGCACCGGCGTCCGGGACCAAGCCCTGA
- a CDS encoding PDZ domain-containing protein: MKAVPLLIALVCFVQLPAKESSPAVPAGDKVLVLEPLRIHGSPIISFAIDITVYAHPETKKVNRIFIAKVLPGTDAEKAGLKPGDEIVQLDGVAVTEFDAVVSIESPLGRILLDRDAGEPLKLEVITRRTEQFTLRAQRSVRPIFPR; this comes from the coding sequence ATGAAAGCTGTGCCCCTGCTGATCGCCTTGGTTTGTTTCGTCCAGCTCCCGGCCAAGGAAAGCAGCCCCGCCGTCCCGGCCGGCGACAAGGTCCTGGTCCTCGAGCCCCTCAGGATTCACGGCAGCCCGATCATTTCCTTCGCCATCGACATCACGGTATACGCCCACCCGGAGACGAAGAAGGTGAACCGGATCTTCATCGCCAAGGTGTTGCCCGGCACCGACGCCGAGAAGGCCGGCCTGAAGCCCGGGGACGAGATCGTGCAGCTCGACGGCGTGGCCGTCACGGAATTCGACGCCGTGGTCTCGATCGAGAGCCCGCTCGGCCGGATCCTGCTCGACCGCGACGCGGGCGAACCGCTCAAGCTCGAGGTCATCACCCGGCGCACGGAGCAGTTCACCCTGCGCGCGCAACGGAGCGTGCGGCCGATCTTTCCGCGCTGA
- a CDS encoding DUF5069 domain-containing protein, whose product MKVTGLRSPHAKVGGLVYFGRMLDKIRLRDAGRLPEGFNVGVADWYFFDARCVRFLDVRWPALVKRVREGGTDAQVLRWCFRQGGKRTPEQVAIWNTFIAKRGWRDEASGGVAEEKAAAGLGHQKDIVTWFDLIDAEEGRKPAGVIG is encoded by the coding sequence ATGAAAGTCACCGGTCTGCGGAGTCCCCACGCTAAGGTCGGCGGCTTGGTCTACTTCGGTCGCATGCTCGACAAGATCAGATTGCGCGACGCCGGGCGCCTGCCGGAGGGATTCAACGTCGGGGTCGCGGACTGGTATTTCTTCGACGCGCGCTGTGTGCGCTTTCTCGACGTGCGCTGGCCGGCGCTGGTGAAGCGGGTGCGGGAGGGCGGCACCGACGCGCAGGTTCTGCGGTGGTGCTTTCGTCAGGGGGGCAAGCGCACCCCGGAACAAGTCGCGATCTGGAACACCTTCATCGCCAAGCGCGGCTGGCGCGACGAGGCGAGCGGCGGGGTGGCGGAGGAGAAGGCGGCCGCCGGACTCGGCCACCAGAAGGACATTGTCACGTGGTTCGACCTGATCGACGCGGAGGAAGGGCGGAAACCGGCTGGCGTGATCGGCTGA
- a CDS encoding PEP-CTERM sorting domain-containing protein yields MQIRCHAYRLLLSVFGGLVVLAAVARAQTTVSINFQNPGGAIAPGSATGVVSAMNWNNVTAVFPDPAPDSGITGAITGLVDGTGATTGVNISYVGWGYQSAAVSGGTTADHQLLNNFSYGNAGHPLSATVTGLSSAFTGSYDVYVYFANPNDFHVISYALGGTTYYTRTLGNFNFGTTGWVEGKTTTLPASYEVAPQGNYVRFAGVSGNAFTLDVAGPAVSGSGSNYNAISGLQIVAATPIPEPATVTLLLGFAAMAGVVGWRRRRRTGA; encoded by the coding sequence ATGCAAATCCGCTGCCACGCGTATCGCCTGCTGCTTTCGGTATTCGGTGGATTGGTGGTCCTCGCGGCCGTGGCGCGCGCGCAGACGACCGTCAGCATCAATTTTCAAAACCCCGGCGGAGCGATCGCACCGGGCAGCGCGACCGGGGTGGTGTCTGCGATGAACTGGAACAATGTCACCGCGGTGTTTCCTGATCCGGCGCCCGATAGCGGCATCACCGGCGCGATCACCGGCCTGGTGGATGGCACGGGGGCGACGACCGGCGTCAACATCAGCTATGTCGGCTGGGGTTACCAGAGCGCGGCGGTCTCGGGCGGCACGACCGCCGACCACCAACTGCTCAACAATTTCAGTTACGGCAATGCCGGTCACCCGTTGAGCGCCACGGTCACCGGGCTCAGCAGCGCGTTCACGGGCAGCTATGACGTCTATGTGTATTTCGCCAACCCGAACGATTTTCACGTGATCAGCTACGCCCTCGGCGGCACGACTTACTACACCCGCACACTGGGGAATTTTAATTTTGGCACGACAGGCTGGGTCGAGGGGAAGACCACGACCCTGCCGGCCAGCTATGAGGTGGCGCCGCAGGGCAACTATGTGCGTTTCGCCGGCGTCAGCGGGAATGCCTTCACGCTCGACGTGGCGGGTCCTGCGGTCTCTGGCAGTGGCAGCAACTACAACGCGATTTCCGGCCTGCAGATTGTGGCCGCGACCCCGATTCCGGAGCCGGCGACCGTGACTCTCCTGCTGGGCTTTGCGGCCATGGCCGGGGTGGTCGGTTGGCGCCGCCGCCGCCGGACCGGTGCCTGA
- a CDS encoding right-handed parallel beta-helix repeat-containing protein, translated as MHPHDPLRPFRFPAVLRASVAGSLLAVLGAMANAAEYYVAMDGHDTAPGSRAKPWATVSHALTRVAPGDVVLIRAGVYRQQILWDGKAGGISGAPGNPITIRPAPGEEAAFFLSRSFSRPDDWQPAGEGLWTTAPGSASGYDVGCVWHDDLPSEKKWRRDELREPWDFWFDADQHRVVLRAPANPATLARQIEIPVGAWMQHTVQLRNLAHVVIEGLTIKYSNTHGIQMTAVKDVTIRACRISHGGGAWIWTDHTRYGNGVELWCDGQDVTVEDCDISWIYDTAITNQGDAGDQANIVFRRNRISHTKCGLEHWATGPANVRDVLYEDNTITDSGDNWARNLQNVWGAIRLMRHHPNGVGADLPNTGTVERFVVRGNVIERCGSLAGAQQPPALPFAEHPSIRLIGGNFTVEGNTIRDSRSAGIYASRGFSGIIRRNTLTQCAGPALQVEDLSPLAVVAENPINPP; from the coding sequence GTGCACCCCCACGATCCCCTCCGGCCCTTTCGTTTTCCTGCCGTCCTCCGCGCGTCGGTTGCCGGCAGTCTCCTCGCCGTCCTCGGCGCCATGGCCAACGCGGCCGAGTACTATGTAGCCATGGACGGCCACGACACCGCGCCCGGCTCGCGGGCCAAACCCTGGGCCACCGTCTCACACGCACTCACCCGGGTCGCCCCGGGCGACGTCGTGTTGATCCGGGCCGGGGTCTACCGGCAGCAAATCCTCTGGGATGGCAAAGCCGGCGGCATCTCCGGCGCTCCCGGCAACCCGATCACCATCCGCCCCGCGCCGGGCGAGGAGGCGGCTTTCTTCCTGTCGCGGTCCTTCAGTCGGCCCGACGACTGGCAGCCCGCCGGTGAGGGACTCTGGACCACGGCGCCGGGCAGCGCCTCCGGCTACGATGTCGGCTGCGTCTGGCACGACGACCTGCCTTCCGAAAAGAAATGGAGGCGGGACGAGTTGCGCGAGCCGTGGGATTTCTGGTTCGACGCCGACCAGCACCGCGTCGTGCTCCGCGCCCCGGCCAACCCGGCGACCCTCGCCCGGCAAATCGAGATTCCCGTCGGCGCGTGGATGCAGCACACGGTCCAGCTGCGCAACCTCGCCCACGTCGTCATTGAGGGCCTCACCATCAAATATTCCAACACCCACGGCATCCAGATGACCGCGGTGAAGGATGTCACCATCCGCGCTTGCCGCATCTCCCACGGCGGCGGCGCCTGGATCTGGACCGACCACACGCGCTACGGCAACGGGGTCGAGTTGTGGTGCGACGGGCAGGACGTCACCGTCGAGGACTGCGACATCTCCTGGATCTACGACACCGCCATCACCAATCAGGGCGACGCAGGCGACCAGGCGAACATCGTGTTCCGCCGGAACCGCATCAGCCATACCAAGTGCGGCCTCGAGCACTGGGCCACGGGGCCCGCCAATGTCCGCGACGTGCTGTACGAGGACAACACCATCACCGACTCCGGCGACAACTGGGCGCGCAACCTGCAGAATGTCTGGGGCGCCATCCGCTTGATGCGCCACCACCCCAACGGCGTTGGTGCTGACCTGCCGAACACCGGCACCGTCGAGCGCTTCGTCGTCCGCGGCAACGTCATCGAGCGCTGCGGCTCCCTGGCCGGTGCCCAGCAGCCGCCAGCCCTACCCTTTGCCGAGCACCCGAGCATCCGCCTCATCGGCGGCAACTTCACCGTCGAAGGCAACACGATCCGCGACAGCCGTTCCGCCGGCATCTACGCCTCCCGTGGATTTTCCGGCATTATCCGCCGCAACACCCTCACCCAATGCGCCGGCCCGGCCCTGCAGGTGGAGGATCTCTCGCCCCTCGCCGTCGTTGCGGAGAACCCGATCAACCCGCCATAG
- a CDS encoding HDOD domain-containing protein, whose translation MNDVRYSPVNLMRVAQSLPATPRIMARLGQLLRDPTTGLGEIADQLKHDSALAARLLRIANSAAFAQSEPVASIEDAAALIGMRDIHRLIGAVAVDHFSLRANPLYGFTGPRLRDNAIMTALLMEELAAPAQEDPAAAYAAGLFRSLGKVVLTKLAEEHGVVAPFQPAGPGNLIEWEKATFDLTSNQATAVILTEWHFPAAVTEAVTEHYEPALTSPPLAGLLNLAARLADQLGHGLPGESAYWREPAGLAPLPGVGPRAIQHASERAVAAFDLINRALG comes from the coding sequence ATGAACGATGTCAGGTATTCGCCGGTCAACCTGATGCGCGTCGCGCAGTCGCTGCCCGCCACGCCGCGGATCATGGCGCGGCTCGGGCAGTTGCTGCGCGATCCGACCACTGGGCTGGGGGAGATCGCCGACCAGCTCAAGCATGACAGCGCCCTCGCGGCGCGGCTCCTGCGCATCGCCAACAGCGCGGCCTTCGCCCAGAGCGAGCCCGTCGCCTCGATTGAGGACGCGGCGGCGCTGATCGGGATGCGCGACATCCACCGGCTCATCGGCGCGGTGGCGGTGGACCACTTTTCCCTCCGCGCCAATCCTCTCTACGGCTTCACCGGCCCGCGCCTGCGCGACAATGCCATCATGACCGCGCTGCTGATGGAGGAACTGGCCGCGCCCGCGCAGGAGGATCCGGCCGCGGCCTATGCGGCGGGTCTGTTCCGCTCCCTCGGCAAGGTGGTGCTCACGAAACTGGCGGAGGAACACGGCGTCGTGGCGCCGTTTCAGCCGGCGGGACCGGGCAACCTGATTGAGTGGGAAAAGGCCACGTTCGACCTGACCAGCAACCAGGCCACCGCCGTCATTCTCACGGAATGGCATTTCCCGGCGGCCGTGACCGAGGCGGTGACCGAGCATTACGAGCCCGCCCTGACCAGCCCCCCGCTGGCCGGGCTGCTGAACCTGGCCGCCCGGCTGGCGGACCAACTCGGCCATGGGCTGCCCGGTGAATCCGCCTACTGGCGCGAGCCCGCCGGCCTGGCGCCGTTGCCGGGGGTCGGCCCGCGGGCCATCCAGCACGCGTCGGAGCGCGCCGTCGCCGCCTTCGACCTGATCAACCGCGCACTGGGCTGA